In Bacteroidota bacterium, one DNA window encodes the following:
- a CDS encoding phosphatase PAP2 family protein → MRHLLLIALLWTPFVSADVAAQHAEVSRTDSHTSIDARLTHVVYAIDAPIFTGAMKGVHVASVPLILSLPPVVWGGALLTGGDLQGPTALSASWLGTYGTVTLLKNVIRRPRPFFVLDGIERRGAGPTDVIDRYSFPSGHASLAFTIATSLSLSYPAWYVVAPSYLWASATALSRVWHGVHYPSDIVVGALLGSGIAVASHYLIASLLEGDSEEPTAFSQPPLVGFVLPIR, encoded by the coding sequence ATGCGCCACCTCCTCCTCATCGCCTTGCTCTGGACGCCCTTCGTTTCTGCCGATGTTGCGGCGCAGCATGCCGAAGTTAGCAGGACGGACTCACACACGTCCATCGATGCGCGCCTCACTCATGTTGTCTACGCCATAGATGCCCCGATATTTACGGGTGCGATGAAGGGTGTCCATGTCGCCTCGGTGCCTCTGATTCTGAGCCTTCCCCCGGTCGTTTGGGGAGGGGCCCTGCTCACAGGTGGAGACTTGCAGGGTCCGACCGCGCTTTCGGCCTCGTGGCTCGGCACCTATGGCACGGTGACGCTGCTCAAGAACGTGATTCGACGCCCGCGTCCCTTCTTCGTGCTAGACGGCATAGAGCGTCGCGGAGCTGGCCCCACCGATGTCATCGACCGCTACAGCTTTCCATCGGGGCACGCGAGCCTTGCCTTTACCATCGCGACCTCGCTGAGCTTGTCCTACCCGGCGTGGTACGTCGTCGCGCCATCATATCTCTGGGCCTCGGCGACGGCGCTGAGCCGGGTGTGGCACGGCGTGCATTACCCGTCGGACATCGTCGTGGGGGCGCTCCTCGGTAGCGGCATTGCGGTCGCGTCCCACTACCTCATCGCTTCCCTGCTCGAAGGAGACAGCGAAGAGCCGACCGCGTTCAGCCAGCCTCCTCTGGTCGGTTTTGTGCTTCCCATTCGGTAG